AATATACTGCAAGCTTTCAGAGTCACCTTCTGTACTAAATCACAGACTTTCATCATCTCCAAACTCGTCCTTATCATCCAGTGCATTTTCTCCCTCTGGATTGGGAAACAGCTCCTCTTTCGATAACTCGTTCCACGTAGAAGGAGAGAAGGACTTCAGTAGAACATACAGCAACATGGTTGAAGTGCTTTGCATTTACAGAGACTCCAAAAAGGCCAGTGAGGTCGAAgatctactgcaaaactttaAGTGAGTCGCTTTGAGATtgacatgatgatgatgatgaggatagAACGTGAATTAAGGGATCTTGAAATGTTTAAAACTCTTGCAGGTCGCTTATCAGTAGATTGGAGGAAGTCGATCCAAATAAGTTGAAAGATGAGGAGAAGCTGGCCTTCTGGATAAATGTGCACAATGCACTTGTGATGCATGTAATAAACTTTCTTTCTTTGAACCAACCAATCTCGTCTTTTTTCCGGCGCTTAGCAATTTACATAAATTAATCTCTTTATAGGCCTATTTAGCTTATGGGATTCCACAGAACAGTGTGAAGAGAGTGCTACTGCTACTCAAGGTAACCAACATGATCATCTTTTTAATTTGCATGAACCATATCCATTCGTATTATATATTCTTGTATTTATCCAGGCTGCATATAACGTTGGTGGACACGCAGTTAGCGCGGAAGCAATACAAAGCTCAATTCTTGGATGCAAAATGTCTCATCCTGGACAGGTAACTTTGAGAATAAAATGAAACGCTAGCTTCAAAAAGCACAAAACTTAATTACTTGAGTAAAAAGACTTTTATGTTTTCTTAGTGGCTTAGACTGCTATTTGCTTCAAAGAAATTCAAAGCAGAAGGAGATAAAAGATTAGCTTACGCAATCGACCATCCTGAACCTCTCCTACATTTTGCACTTACTTCAGGCAGCCACTCGGACCCCCcggtatttttttattatcacTTGCTAATTAAGAGAATATGTGAAACTCCTTCAATCAATGCTTAATGTCTCTGCTTCTTGgattttgatgtttttgtttgaaaCAGGTTCGTGTATATACATCGAGAAGAATCCAGCAGGAGTTAGAAACATCGAAAGAAGAGTATATAAGAATGAACTTCAGCATACGCAACCAGAAAGTCCAGCTACCAAAACTTGTGGAAACCTTTGCAAAAGAGTCCGGTTTATGTCCTGCAGGTGTCACGGAGATGGTTAACCGGAGTATACCGGAATCTTCAACACAATGCCTTTGGAGATGTCAAGCTGGTAGTAAATCACGCAAGGCCATTGATTGGATCTCTCACAGCTTTACTTTCAGATATCTTATTcttagagaaattgccaaatGAAATTTATTCGTATTTTGATTGTATGTACAGGCAGCTTGTTGTACATGTTCGATCATCCCGGCCGGTTAATTATTAGAGATTCATAAACTTAATCTGTTAGACGAACATATACGTGTGAGATGATTAACTTGCCTTAGGAAGAATTGCATTAGATTTAAGATTGGAATCACATCAAATATTATATCATCATTATCCTCGTCGTGTCCATTTCTCAAATTGTAAGCtaccgaaaaaaaaaaaccaaaactaaTGGATACTTTTGGTTTTCTCcattagaaaaaaattcaaacgtACTCTAGTTACAATTTTCTACGTCGGTcgatttttgtttggtttactCAACTAAGTTGACCCTACTCCGCGATGGTGCTCAAATTCGCAGTAAATCTCCTCTTCCCACCTTTGCCACCGCCATTTGTCTTCACTCCGGCGACTTTTTTTGATCGGGAATCTATTTCCCAAATGGAGTCATCGCAACTGACTCCGCCGCTCTTGGTCAATGCGGAGCTTGCTTTAACAGCCAGCGCCGCCATTTGCTCCGCCCTTAGCGGATGACTGAGCCACGTCAGCGGCAAAACGAAGTAAAGTTGCCCCAATCGGAGTTCCTCGTTGCCGAATACTGCTGAAACTGTATCGTCGATGTCCATTTCGTCTGAGTTACATACGAAACTCGTCGGGTTTTTCTGCAAGATCTGCCAAACTTTGACCGGATATGAGAACTCTTGTAATGTCCCGTCCAACGATATTAGCTTTGCCGTGTCTCCCCTCATACATTCACGTGAAACGCATGCacccattcttttttttttgtttatatataccCCTCGTGAGTCGTGAGTTTTCTGTTTGTGTATAGTAAGTAAGAAGTTGATGTTGTCTGTGATTGTGAATAGAAAGATCAGACGACCTTGTGAcgagtttatatatatatatatatgaacaatcgaggaagaagaagatagccTCAAGAATCTAAAAGTACACGCCTGACTTGTCGTGTAATAATAACAAGGGAACATGACAGCTCAGGGAACCCAAGTTTTGTTCTTATTTAAACAGACCATCACGCAAAGGGTATTTCGGGAAAGAAGGAGAGATTAACGTGGTGAAGGAGGAGCGGGAGCCACGTTACAGTTGGCCGTGAGGTTTCGCGTCGCCGGTGGGTTAGATCTCACGTGAAGACAATAGGGACCAGCATATCCTTTTGGCCCTTTTAGTAGATAGAAGAGTCACCTACCTTGatattcttctttatttttaatggttCAAAATTATTGCATGAGTGCTGCATTAATGAGGACGTATAAATTATTGAGTGTCTCGTGTGATTTTGTTCTACATACGCTCGATTTTTCAGAAGAGTATATCGTCTTTCTTTGTATGTCAAAGTAGTAGACCTATtgcttttttaatatatttgtttatttataaatattcgaTCTGTCATCAACTCCTTGGCTATATTGATAGTTTTGGACACACGGTAACTAAATAGAtattttcttttaccaaaaaatagggtagattatattttatttacaaaaaaaaaaatagggtaGATATTTGCCCTACCACTCgatgaacagaaaaaaaaatagctcAACCTTACTATatacacacaaattaaaaagtATTCCCTATGGTTCGTGACTGTGTGAGACTGCAATCACCCACGCCTCCACCCATATAAAATGAGCGGATGgcaatttttgtttaataaatttgataCTCTGGCTGATTTATCCTAGTCTCCAGTCTCCACATACGTATAGAACTTGTCTCGGTAGACATTTTATTGAATAataaaactgtttttcttttttgctaaattttggAAGACATTTGCTTGTCAGATCCTAGTGGATATTGATTTCCCACGGTGGTGACATCCATATATAAGACCTACCATAGTTATTACATGATGTGAAATTGGACAATAGTACAAAATTGCTTTCGAAGTTCCATTCTAAGCACGAGGGATGTTTTGTCGCGATTTTGAAATAATCtttatttggtaatttttaaaaacatttttactgTTGCATAATATAATGTTTAAAACTTTTCGTGAGCTGATCTATAATCCGTAAGATCAATGGACTTAACATGTTTCGGAACAAGATAATTTTTAGATCTAGGACATGTGATTACTGATTAGATTGTACTAACACACGCTTGTAGAATCTACAGTAAAGAGTATCTTTGAATTTGTGATGAGAGTGCATGCAAGATCTGTAGTTTGTACTGTACGTTTCTGTATGA
Above is a window of Raphanus sativus cultivar WK10039 unplaced genomic scaffold, ASM80110v3 Scaffold1532, whole genome shotgun sequence DNA encoding:
- the LOC130504374 gene encoding uncharacterized protein LOC130504374 isoform X2; the encoded protein is MLDLRMIQSHKRSKSFPEKKRDQPSSNISFEASQRIKLDMGRSNESTRGAKYNHYQSNTETSLKQEVDQLETRLQDQFKVRCALEKALGYGTASSYMLTETNDIPIPKQATDLIKEIAVLEMEVIHLEHYLLSLYRKAFDQSNSENKKPKSLSSVTTPTRPLDFCEEPATTDHPTNPLLDDDGKNRMDPCFHRSHSQRSAFESKKASPEYSWSEAIRSSHSQPLYGKNGENLISLAEHLGTRISDHVPETPNKLSEGMVKCMSEIYCKLSESPSVLNHRLSSSPNSSLSSSAFSPSGLGNSSSFDNSFHVEGEKDFSRTYSNMVEVLCIYRDSKKASEVEDLLQNFKSLISRLEEVDPNKLKDEEKLAFWINVHNALVMHAYLAYGIPQNSVKRVLLLLKAAYNVGGHAVSAEAIQSSILGCKMSHPGQWLRLLFASKKFKAEGDKRLAYAIDHPEPLLHFALTSGSHSDPPVRVYTSRRIQQELETSKEEYIRMNFSIRNQKVQLPKLVETFAKESGLCPAGVTEMVNRSIPESSTQCLWRCQAGSKSRKAIDWISHSFTFRYLILREIAK
- the LOC130504374 gene encoding uncharacterized protein LOC130504374 isoform X3: MGRSNESTRGAKYNHYQSNTETSLKQEVDQLETRLQDQFKVRCALEKALGYGTASSYMLTETNDIPIPKQATDLIKEIAVLEMEVIHLEHYLLSLYRKAFDQSNSENKKPKSLSSVTTPTRPLDFCEEPATTDHPTNPLLDDDGKNRMDPCFHRSHSQRSAFESKKASPEYSWSEAIRSSHSQPLYGKNGENLISLAEHLGTRISDHVPETPNKLSEGMVKCMSEIYCKLSESPSVLNHRLSSSPNSSLSSSAFSPSGLGNSSSFDNSFHVEGEKDFSRTYSNMVEVLCIYRDSKKASEVEDLLQNFKSLISRLEEVDPNKLKDEEKLAFWINVHNALVMHAYLAYGIPQNSVKRVLLLLKAAYNVGGHAVSAEAIQSSILGCKMSHPGQWLRLLFASKKFKAEGDKRLAYAIDHPEPLLHFALTSGSHSDPPVRVYTSRRIQQELETSKEEYIRMNFSIRNQKVQLPKLVETFAKESGLCPAGVTEMVNRSIPESSTQCLWRCQAGSKSRKAIDWISHSFTFRYLILREIAK
- the LOC130504374 gene encoding uncharacterized protein LOC130504374 isoform X1 — translated: MLDLRMIQSHKRSKSFPEKKRDQPSSNISFEASQRIKLVSTIILSFFQTCKRYVIKKDMGRSNESTRGAKYNHYQSNTETSLKQEVDQLETRLQDQFKVRCALEKALGYGTASSYMLTETNDIPIPKQATDLIKEIAVLEMEVIHLEHYLLSLYRKAFDQSNSENKKPKSLSSVTTPTRPLDFCEEPATTDHPTNPLLDDDGKNRMDPCFHRSHSQRSAFESKKASPEYSWSEAIRSSHSQPLYGKNGENLISLAEHLGTRISDHVPETPNKLSEGMVKCMSEIYCKLSESPSVLNHRLSSSPNSSLSSSAFSPSGLGNSSSFDNSFHVEGEKDFSRTYSNMVEVLCIYRDSKKASEVEDLLQNFKSLISRLEEVDPNKLKDEEKLAFWINVHNALVMHAYLAYGIPQNSVKRVLLLLKAAYNVGGHAVSAEAIQSSILGCKMSHPGQWLRLLFASKKFKAEGDKRLAYAIDHPEPLLHFALTSGSHSDPPVRVYTSRRIQQELETSKEEYIRMNFSIRNQKVQLPKLVETFAKESGLCPAGVTEMVNRSIPESSTQCLWRCQAGSKSRKAIDWISHSFTFRYLILREIAK
- the LOC130504374 gene encoding uncharacterized protein LOC130504374 isoform X4 codes for the protein MLDLRMIQSHKRSKSASFPEKKRDQPSSNISFEASQRIKLDMGRSNESTRGAKYNHYQSNTETSLKQEVDQLETRLQDQFKVRCALEKALGYGTASSYMLTETNDIPIPKQATDLIKEIAVLEMEVIHLEHYLLSLYRKAFDQSNSENKKPKSLSSVTTPTRPLDFCEEPATTDHPTNPLLDDDGKNRMDPCFHRSHSQRSAFESKKASPEYSWSEAIRSSHSQPLYGKNGENLISLAEHLGTRISDHVPETPNKLSEGMVKCMSEIYCKLSESPSVLNHRLSSSPNSSLSSSAFSPSGLGNSSSFDNSFHVEGEKDFSRTYSNMVEVLCIYRDSKKASEVEDLLQNFKSLISRLEEVDPNKLKDEEKLAFWINVHNALVMHAYLAYGIPQNSVKRVLLLLKAAYNVGGHAVSAEAIQSSILGCKMSHPGQWLRLLFASKKFKAEGDKRLAYAIDHPEPLLHFALTSGSHSDPPVRVYTSRRIQQELETSKEEYIRMNFSIRNQKVQLPKLVETFAKESGLCPAGVTEMVNRSIPESSTQCLWRCQAGSKSRKAIDWISHSFTFRYLILREIAK
- the LOC130504375 gene encoding uncharacterized protein LOC130504375 translates to MFPCYYYTTSQACTFRFLRLSSSSSIVHIYIYINSSQGRLIFLFTITDNINFLLTIHKQKTHDSRGVYINKKKRMGACVSRECMRGDTAKLISLDGTLQEFSYPVKVWQILQKNPTSFVCNSDEMDIDDTVSAVFGNEELRLGQLYFVLPLTWLSHPLRAEQMAALAVKASSALTKSGGVSCDDSIWEIDSRSKKVAGVKTNGGGKGGKRRFTANLSTIAE